CATGTGCTGGATGGTGGCTTGGCTTGCCGTTGTACAGGCGGGGGGAACTTGTGCTGTTAGCTCAGGTGTAAACAAACCAGTGGGATGTGCTGTTAGTTTGGGTCAATCTGTAGGGATACATACCAGTCACCCTGTCGACTCTGAACACAAGTAACTGTTTATCTGTTGAACTTGGCAACCGTTATCTCCTCTGTTTTATGTGCCTGTGGCCGTGGTGGTGTTATTTAATCTCTGTGGTACTCCTAGTTTACCCGTTTGTCCAGTGCTGAACCTAGGCCAGGAATTTCTTGGCGTTCTAACCTCGACATGGCAATTGGCACGCCCGGTTGGTGCTGTATACATCACCACAAGGCTTCTTCCTTCGACCGGTGGTGCAAAAATACTTCTTGCAGGACGAGGAAAGAAGTTGGCAATGGCCTAAGGACTGTAAAAATCGGAAGGCATGTTTATGCCATCTGAGTtcatccttcactaaattatggTTGCAGTCCTATTcttcatgcattgctttgtagtTTGTATAAGTATTTTGTTGGCAACATAACCTATGCATCCGGAGGGCTTCTACTTGTGACATCTTTTAATTTCCTGTAACATGGACGGACGCTGTGTAAGGGGGTGATTTTTAGGACCACCTGGAGATGCTCTCCACATGTCACAAGAAGAAAGTTTCAGCAAGGACCGAGGGAGAAGTTTCACAAGTTAAGATTGTGTTTTTCTCGCTGATGTTCTGAAGATGGTTGGTTAGGTGGGCACGCACAAACAGTTTTGATACAAGACCATCTATTTCAACATTTTCTCGGTGCAGCTGCTTCAACTTAATTTTCTATTcgtttgtttttctttttcagGGAAAAACACAGACGTGGTTAGTGGCGGTGGTTACCAAGAAGAGCAGGTGCCATTTGGAACGAACTGCATATCCAAGTCATCAAACAGCTTTCACTACGAGGCACAAGCACAAGTCCAGCTCCGGCCTTGCCTTGTCAGGTACGTCCGCCCCTCCTTTCGATATACCAGTACTGGAATCGAATCCATGACGCCGATGGTAACCTTTTGCTGTGCTCCATGCAGGCTCCGGGTGCCAGGTTTGAAGCTAGAATTCTTGGCTAGAAACCAGATTAATTTGAGGCAACCGGCAACATTCCCTGGTATTACATCTTTCAGTACCACATTCAGGTTTTTCCACATTGATCAAAAGCGGTATCACCGTGTCACGCAGACTCCAGGTATATACAACTTCTCAGTCACAACGGCACCATGTTGATTTTCGATGGGAATATCATATTATGTGTTCCTTTGGGATGCTtcatatgtactccctccgttcctaaatatttgtctttctagacatttcaaatggactacaacatacggatgtatgtagacatattttagaatgtaggttcactcattttgcttcgtatgtagtcacttgttgaaatctctagaaagacaaatacttcctccgttcccaaatataagtctttctagatatttcaacaagtgactacatatggagcaaaatgagtgaatcttcactctaaaatatgtctacatacatccatatgttgtattgcatttgaaatgtctaaaaagacttatatttaggaacggagggagtatttgggaacggagggagtaggatATATTCTTCTTCTCTGTCTTTTTAGGAGCCTACCTCCAAGCAACAGCTAGCTTCATGGTCAAGCCATTGCCGTCCTTTACTTGTAGTGGGTCTCGATTCCAATTGGAGCGCGTATGAACACTGGTGGTTCAACCATGGCCCTGGGCGTTGTTGGGTCAGGTGTAAATTAACAGACCAGACCAGTGGGATCTGCAAATGTCACCACACCTGTCGACTCTGAACATAAGTAAACAACTTTTGATCTGCCGGAACTTGGCAAGTACTGTAATATCCGATGCGTGTCAGCTCATCAACTAGAGAATAAGATTCTTGCCTTCCTTCACGGTCATCAAGAGTACACCGTAGGCACATGCCTTGCTCTTGTATACAGATAAACAATCTTCCTTGCTTGCTCTTTGTCTGCGATCAAACGCGAGCGCCGCAGCCACCCGCCGTCCTCCTCCTGCTGCCCCAAGAACGCGGGAGCgggcctccgccgccgctgcccgccgGTCTTCCTCTGCTGCCACACGGACGGACGTTGGCCGCCGCCACCGGTACTCCTCTGCCTCCTGCTAGACGACAGGATCCCGCCACCGCCGTCCCCCTGGTCGCCTGTCCTTGACTCGCCAACTGAGCAAGTGCCCCACAGGTTGGTTGTTTGCAACTTGATCGATGTGGCTTCCATTTGTAGCAGAGCAGCTTCGGTTGATAAAGATTTAACTTCAGTTCCTAATTCCTATATAGTAAGATGATTCGCCAGCATCCTACCAATTTACATCCACTCTCTTCTGAGTCGTTGGTCTATGTAATCAGGAAGAACATTTGCTGTTATTTGCTTCATCTGAATCGTTCATCAATTTAATGACGAAAATTTATGTGGATTGTTTAGTCAGGAAGAAACTTGGGTAGTACCCTTCTCAATCTAGCTACTCTGCACAATCCTTCTTTGGTTGAACTGGCTGTTTCATGTCCTTTTGAATTGTTTGTGGATACTGCCACATAGTGCATGGCGGCATGGTTCCATTGGAATGGTAAATTGCAGGCAACCACTGCATTTTATATTTCTTTTGATTGACTGCCAAAACTCACTCCGGCACCCATTATATATCTTCAAATCATCCAGACACACATGTTTGTGTAATAAGTAGTGGCACACCATGGGGATTTTATTCAGAACCAAAGGTTACTCTTAATTGAACATACATGATAGAGTTTGTGAACTCACTTTTAAGGTAGATGATGCAGCTTTCCTGGTTCACCATCTATAATTGAACAAAAAATATTGACCAGAAATATTCCTTTTTTGACATTACAGTGGTTGAAGAATATTATATGTATGTACGTAAAGGGTGGATAGTTTCACTGTCTTAGTTGTTTCTCCGTACTTGTGTTTCATCTGATCCAAATTCTTGCCTTCAAGTTGGCCTATCATGTGCTATGACCTATGACTGATGGTAGAAATTAACCATGCTCTGATCTGTGTGCATCACTTCTCTTGGTAGGAATTAAGCAGCCTTACGTAACCACTTAAATGTCATTGGTACCATATTTAACCATGCTCTACCCATTCTGATTTGCATGTATGCGCAAGTCATCTTTTTCATGAAATCAGCAGGAGCTGCTATTTTATTGGCAATATGAGGAAATGGCTCATATGAGAAAAACATAGATGGAAAATACAGGGATTGCAATCATGTACTAAAAATTATACTCTAGATGTGAACTTACAGAGAATTAGACATATATGTACTCTAAAGAAGGTGCATGTATCGTTTGTTTTCGATTGTCTGTAATTTGCATTTGTCTTTTTCGTACAGAAACCGGCGTGTCGCGTATCTATATCAACCGGGTGCATCTTCTTCTCGATCTGGTGTGGTGAGCGTGACCCTGTTAACAAAGATTGTACTGCTTGCTCAAATGCGAAATGCCATGTTCTCCACACAAGCATATTACTTTTCTCCCTTTTATATTTAGTGATTATAGTGTTTCCCCATGATTTTAACAGGCCGCCCCAACGACATGTCGTCGCAGCCGCATCACCAGCCGCTCGGCATCACCGCCCCGGTGCCCGTCCCGGTGCACGAGGACGACCGGCTGGCCAAGCTCAAGAGGCGGATCAAGGAGAAGCGCGGGCCGCTGATGGTGGCGGCGATGTTCCTGGCGTGCGCGGCCCACCGGTCCGCCCTGAACCCCCCGGGCGGGTACTGGAAGCACGGGCGCGACGCCGGCACCCCGGTGATGGCCAACTACGAAAACTTCAGAATGCTTACCTCCATGGCGTTCTTTACGTCACTGGCGCTCCTGGTGCTGCTCTCCTGCGACCGCTTCTACCGGACGTGGGAGAGGACATGGCAGGGCTGCTCCTCCTCGCTCTCTTCGACGCCGGCTGCCTCGCCTCTGCCTACGTAGTCGGCGCCGGCCAGATTGACCAAACCGACGGCCTCGTGTTCCTCCTCGGAACCCTCATGGTCTTGTCCTTCCTCTTCTTCGGCGTCCCCAGGGCTTGGAGACTTGTGAATCGCTGCTGCTGAGTATATGTGTAGATAAAAAGCGTCTGCATGCTTGAAGATGGTTAAGggtaccaccctgtctatctgttGGTGGTTGTTATTATTGTACCGTACGTAGAGTGCATGGGTTCAGCAAATGCCCGCTGTACGTAGAAGAATGAGCAAGCCGTCACTAGCTGTGGTAAATAAGTTGTGTTGTGTTGGCCATGGTTCAGCAACGCGCGCGGTCTTTTCTAATCCAGGGTTTACTTTTTTGCTGTACACCTGCTGGGTTCAGCTTGTAAATGCCCGCTGTTGGACAATGGCATCCATGACTAGCGTGCAACAATTAATAAGATTGGCACTTTCGCGGAAGTAATCAAGATCATAAGCGGTAAGAGTAGATTACTGGCTCATGGTAAGTTTCTTCTACAGTGAATATCACCTGGCCTGCTTATGTGCATTCCAGATTCCACAGCAAATGAAGACATGTACTAATCGCTCCAAACGGGTAAAATTAATTAGCCCAAGTTTAAATGCCGTGATGATGAAATGAAAATCTAGTGGGTGGACGTAGGATTGGGCAAGCATTGGATTCTTTCCCCTCCTAGCTAGGATAAGACGGACTTACGCGATGGATGGATTGACTTGATAAGAAGGCAGTCCTGCTTCCTTTTCTTTTGACAAAGAATCTGCTTTCATATATAGGCTACAGTACTAGGTCTACAGTGGTACAACGTGGCTGATGCTTGTTGTGACTAGCATTTTCAGTACGCCTTACTCGTGCATTGCTTGAAGACAAATTTTGAATTGATGCTCGCTAATACAGACGTGCTAGgcgttttattttttatttaaaTTTACAGCACTAAATACATCCGCTAGTTATCATGCGAATCATGTTTTAGACTGGACCGCACCAGTGGTACAGAAATTTAAAAATCATTAGAGGTAAATAAATGTCCATAGTACAGTTGAGGACGTGGCAAAGCACGATGCGTGCTCGACACGTACGTGGGCTAGCTGTAGGAGGTGACAACCGATGCGTGGCAAAAGCACTATGCGTGCTGGATGGAGTAGATACGTGGGCTAGCTGTACCAATTGACAACTGATGGAAGCCTTTGGTGCTAACCCTTTCACAATCTTGCCATGCACTCTTCGTCGTTTACTTCTCCCCAACTCGTAGCCCCAACTCGTAACCCTGGTGCACCCAGTTTTGCATAGTCATTGATCCTGTGTTGTACTACGCACAGATACAGGCATTCCGTTCTGCATGCGCTTTCGTTTCTCTCCCCTCTCAACCTTTGCACGCAGCGCGCGCACACACGcgctctc
This sequence is a window from Aegilops tauschii subsp. strangulata cultivar AL8/78 chromosome 7, Aet v6.0, whole genome shotgun sequence. Protein-coding genes within it:
- the LOC109767391 gene encoding uncharacterized protein isoform X1; protein product: MYRLFSIVCNLHLSFSYRNRRVAYLYQPGASSSRSGRPNDMSSQPHHQPLGITAPVPVPVHEDDRLAKLKRRIKEKRGPLMVAAMFLACAAHRSALNPPGGYWKHGRDAGTPVMANYENFRMLTSMAFFTSLALLVLLSCDRFYRTWERTWQGCSSSLSSTPAASPLPT
- the LOC109767391 gene encoding uncharacterized protein isoform X2; this encodes MSSQPHHQPLGITAPVPVPVHEDDRLAKLKRRIKEKRGPLMVAAMFLACAAHRSALNPPGGYWKHGRDAGTPVMANYENFRMLTSMAFFTSLALLVLLSCDRFYRTWERTWQGCSSSLSSTPAASPLPT